Proteins encoded together in one bacterium window:
- a CDS encoding type II toxin-antitoxin system HicB family antitoxin, with the protein MKLYNYKVVVEECEEGGFYAECPAFPGCHVEGETYEETMKEMKEAIKVFINDYISRNEDLPTDHFAVTSVQIGI; encoded by the coding sequence ATGAAATTATATAATTATAAAGTTGTTGTCGAAGAATGTGAGGAAGGTGGATTTTACGCCGAATGTCCTGCTTTCCCTGGCTGCCATGTAGAAGGTGAAACTTATGAAGAAACTATGAAAGAGATGAAGGAAGCTATTAAAGTATTTATAAATGACTACATCTCCCGAAACGAGGACCTGCCAACTGATCACTTCGCTGTTACTTCAGTTCAAATCGGAATATGA